One segment of Shewanella piezotolerans WP3 DNA contains the following:
- a CDS encoding TonB-dependent receptor, producing MNGNNASMRFTARKTLAAIAVGSALMLSAPAMAADTSIVKGHVVSNGGSSLSNVTITLKHKTKGLTYTVETDGNGSYFLRNVPVGMYDVSITKDGFTTNKESGVRVSVGQPVILDGQLIAEGTSDVERIQVTGSMIRRIDTSSSTSGITFGQDELDLMPVDTGFENIALLAPGTAAAGGSNFKGASSFGGSSSAENAYFLNGLNVTEIRTGLGSLRLPWEAIAETQIKTGAISPDFGGAIGGIVNAVSKSGDNEFNFGVEGRWDPSSLRSNHDSIYQADGSPDSDNSNNNEHDEYDYKQLKVWLSGALIEDQLFYYGLYEPSREEESWASQSTYSEKERKSDRWFAKLDWYMTEDHSIGFMAMNNKRTWDREKSVYDWETNEVGVRKGLTVPGEDGGALYSLNYTGYITDNFSVAAVVGQVKEDVESHVASTDPFVQDRRTGSRVDLSNHTDSTIVEQHYTRDQARIDFNWDLDDHAISFGVDYSKISVDYFEDQNGLGEARGWWYVKTAGEDSISHAPDGTDYIERRRRSTFSNNESSVEQLAYYVNDSWQATDNLVINAGVRINNFKNTVSDGRAFVDFDNEIAPRLQAIYDIHGDGTAKVYATYGRYFQPVSVNMNIKQGGSQKEDFEYYALNELDVNGYPVITADGSPSRGDTFRDTRVRQVGITEPGLIASANLKPMFSDEFTLGYQQEVFETMSAGARVIWRDLGRGAEDTDMAPILAKKLEELGIEDNVGQGSYYVLHNPGSNTVLSYDFDGDGQVDNVNLTAEELALKSMQRHYLALELTLDGNVTDDLRINSSYTLSHNWGNTEGLVKTDNNQADPGWTTSYDYGDLMDHSYGDLPNDHTHVFKLNGAYNITEDLIFGFVGSLSSGRPQNAFGRHPEGIDSCAAGNPWDACVSKYYGAESFYDEDGNPTPRGSQGNLPWVTNLDLSLTYLAEIFDNQFSVKATVYNVFNSDTATNINEERTQGNGDFNPDYGLTTDRQEARFVSFVARYEF from the coding sequence ATGAACGGAAATAACGCTTCAATGCGGTTTACTGCGAGAAAAACACTGGCTGCAATAGCAGTTGGTTCAGCTTTAATGCTTTCAGCTCCGGCGATGGCGGCTGATACTAGTATCGTCAAAGGTCATGTAGTATCAAATGGAGGTAGTAGCTTATCTAATGTGACTATCACGCTAAAGCATAAAACAAAAGGCCTTACCTATACGGTAGAAACCGATGGCAATGGGAGCTATTTTTTGCGTAACGTTCCAGTAGGAATGTACGATGTCAGCATAACTAAAGATGGTTTCACTACCAATAAAGAAAGTGGCGTTCGAGTCAGTGTTGGTCAACCGGTAATTTTAGATGGTCAGCTAATTGCTGAGGGCACAAGCGATGTAGAGCGTATTCAAGTCACGGGGTCGATGATCCGTCGTATTGATACCTCATCTTCAACATCTGGGATTACATTTGGTCAAGATGAGCTGGATTTAATGCCTGTTGACACTGGCTTTGAAAATATTGCATTACTTGCTCCAGGTACTGCAGCCGCTGGTGGTTCCAATTTTAAAGGTGCTTCAAGCTTTGGTGGTTCATCTTCTGCAGAAAACGCCTATTTTCTAAATGGCTTAAATGTGACTGAAATCCGTACGGGGTTGGGGTCATTACGACTACCGTGGGAAGCCATCGCTGAAACTCAAATTAAAACAGGTGCGATTAGCCCTGATTTTGGTGGCGCAATTGGCGGTATTGTTAATGCGGTATCTAAATCTGGCGATAATGAGTTTAATTTTGGTGTAGAAGGTCGATGGGATCCAAGTTCTCTGCGATCAAATCACGATAGCATCTATCAGGCTGACGGCTCACCAGATTCAGACAATAGTAACAATAACGAGCATGATGAGTATGATTATAAACAGTTAAAAGTCTGGCTCAGTGGTGCCCTTATTGAAGATCAGCTGTTTTACTATGGCCTATATGAGCCAAGTCGAGAAGAGGAAAGCTGGGCTAGTCAATCGACTTATAGTGAAAAAGAGCGCAAGTCAGATCGTTGGTTTGCTAAGCTTGACTGGTACATGACTGAAGATCATTCGATTGGCTTTATGGCCATGAACAACAAGCGTACCTGGGACAGAGAGAAGTCAGTCTACGACTGGGAAACTAATGAGGTTGGCGTTCGAAAAGGCCTCACAGTGCCAGGTGAAGACGGTGGTGCGCTATACAGCTTGAATTATACTGGTTATATCACAGATAACTTTTCTGTAGCGGCTGTTGTTGGTCAAGTCAAAGAGGATGTTGAAAGCCATGTCGCCTCGACAGATCCATTTGTTCAAGATCGACGTACAGGCAGTAGAGTAGATTTAAGTAATCACACTGATTCAACCATCGTTGAGCAACATTACACTCGTGATCAAGCCCGAATCGATTTTAATTGGGACTTAGACGATCACGCAATCAGTTTTGGTGTTGATTATAGCAAGATTTCAGTCGATTACTTTGAAGATCAGAATGGTCTTGGTGAGGCTAGAGGTTGGTGGTATGTGAAAACTGCTGGAGAGGATTCAATCTCTCATGCACCTGATGGAACTGACTATATTGAGCGCCGCCGTCGCTCGACTTTCTCTAATAATGAATCTTCAGTAGAACAGTTAGCTTATTATGTAAATGACTCATGGCAGGCGACCGATAATTTAGTGATTAATGCTGGTGTGAGAATTAATAACTTCAAGAATACGGTATCTGATGGCCGTGCATTTGTTGATTTTGATAATGAAATTGCACCACGTTTACAAGCAATTTATGATATCCACGGTGATGGGACCGCTAAAGTGTATGCCACTTATGGTCGCTACTTTCAGCCCGTTTCAGTGAATATGAATATCAAACAGGGCGGTTCTCAAAAAGAAGATTTTGAGTACTACGCGCTTAATGAGCTTGATGTAAATGGCTACCCTGTGATTACCGCCGATGGCTCACCAAGCCGTGGTGACACGTTTAGAGATACCCGTGTAAGGCAAGTTGGGATCACTGAGCCTGGATTGATTGCATCAGCAAATCTTAAGCCTATGTTTTCCGATGAGTTTACCCTTGGTTATCAGCAAGAAGTCTTTGAGACAATGTCTGCAGGCGCTCGGGTGATTTGGCGCGACCTAGGTCGTGGCGCAGAAGATACTGATATGGCGCCAATTTTGGCCAAAAAACTCGAAGAGCTGGGTATTGAGGATAATGTAGGCCAAGGAAGTTACTATGTATTACATAATCCTGGCTCAAACACTGTCTTGTCTTATGACTTCGATGGTGACGGCCAGGTTGACAATGTTAATTTGACGGCCGAAGAGCTCGCCTTAAAATCAATGCAACGTCATTATTTGGCGCTTGAGCTAACACTTGATGGCAATGTTACTGATGACCTACGGATTAACTCCTCCTATACGTTGTCCCATAACTGGGGCAATACCGAAGGGCTAGTTAAAACTGATAACAATCAAGCTGATCCCGGTTGGACAACTTCATACGATTATGGTGACTTGATGGACCATAGCTATGGCGACTTACCAAACGATCATACTCATGTATTTAAGCTGAATGGTGCATACAATATTACCGAAGATTTGATTTTTGGTTTTGTAGGTAGCCTAAGTTCAGGACGTCCGCAAAATGCATTTGGTAGACACCCCGAAGGCATTGACAGTTGTGCGGCTGGTAACCCTTGGGATGCGTGTGTGAGTAAGTATTATGGTGCGGAGAGTTTCTATGATGAAGATGGCAACCCAACTCCACGTGGCTCACAAGGTAATCTTCCTTGGGTAACGAACTTAGATCTATCGCTAACCTATTTGGCTGAGATATTTGATAACCAGTTTAGTGTTAAAGCAACTGTTTATAATGTATTTAATTCAGATACAGCAACTAATATCAATGAAGAGCGTACGCAAGGTAATGGTGATTTCAACCCTGATTATGGGCTAACAACCGATAGACAAGAGGCACGTTTTGTCTCTTTCGTGGCACGTTATGAATTTTAG
- a CDS encoding sensor domain-containing diguanylate cyclase, with protein sequence MSLMIRTLSMLFLIFSSVVNAENALTIDINTPDKLPLTDWVYITAASQSSDIGQVSRLSSTHWDKLNPDIIRGLGDKQFWVKFSLYSNGAFTSNKIISIANSHLDLIELYHFNRQRLVNKVIMGDSIPFSQRPIISNDFSYPFSSKSDDFHTFYIRISTTGSANLPMTLWSDNTYYQSSEQNSLLYGFQIGVLIAIGIFSLFIALTSHSFSYTYYAGYVLSLTLFVATLHGIAFRFIWPNWPVVQTFILPMLLCISMAFAYLFSEKVMQLKYHSLTMLRICRAGAAISVLLLFIGLFLEYNLALKMDVAAVMFTCVLLMYISLLQGIRGHKLAKLFAIGWAGMMLGVLISGLMYLGYVEFELQAKTPFMLGLSFEIIFMAALLAIRYNDERLAKMQIQKEALLQAENIKQTREEALRIEARSSEQLGQMVQERTLELEIALRELNEANQKLTEQTTIDSLTGVKNRNSFDKRIVAEGRISRRQQTPMAILMLDIDHFKSINDTYGHLAGDQALRVIAVELKQKLKRPTDLVSRFGGEEFAIILPNTNQEGALQVAESIRKAIFELPISWGGVTIPLTVSIGVSVEIVSSEQHTTLLLERADKALYRAKNEGRNRVMLYTPEQS encoded by the coding sequence ATGTCGCTAATGATTCGCACTTTGTCCATGTTGTTCCTAATATTTTCAAGTGTTGTTAATGCTGAAAACGCATTAACAATCGATATTAATACTCCGGATAAGCTTCCGTTAACAGACTGGGTTTACATCACAGCAGCGAGCCAAAGCAGCGATATTGGTCAAGTAAGCCGCTTGTCTTCTACACATTGGGACAAACTTAATCCAGATATCATTCGCGGGCTAGGTGATAAACAGTTTTGGGTGAAATTTAGCTTATATAGCAATGGGGCGTTTACCAGCAACAAAATTATTTCAATCGCTAACTCACATCTAGACCTCATTGAGTTATATCACTTTAACCGGCAACGGCTAGTCAATAAAGTCATCATGGGCGACAGCATTCCTTTCTCTCAGCGTCCCATCATCAGTAATGATTTTTCATATCCTTTTAGTAGTAAGAGTGATGATTTTCATACTTTTTATATAAGAATAAGCACAACAGGCTCCGCGAATCTGCCGATGACACTGTGGTCAGATAACACCTATTATCAAAGTTCAGAACAAAATTCATTACTCTATGGCTTTCAAATAGGTGTACTCATAGCGATTGGTATTTTCAGTTTATTCATCGCCCTTACTTCACATTCATTTAGTTATACCTATTACGCCGGTTATGTACTCTCTTTGACTTTATTTGTGGCGACCTTGCACGGTATCGCCTTTCGTTTTATATGGCCAAATTGGCCTGTGGTTCAAACCTTTATTTTACCAATGCTATTATGTATATCGATGGCATTTGCTTATCTGTTTTCTGAAAAAGTGATGCAGCTTAAATACCATAGCCTTACTATGTTAAGGATCTGCAGAGCGGGGGCAGCAATTTCTGTTTTGCTGTTATTTATAGGTTTATTTCTAGAGTATAACCTTGCGCTAAAAATGGATGTAGCAGCAGTCATGTTCACCTGCGTATTATTAATGTACATCTCCTTGCTGCAGGGGATCCGTGGCCATAAGCTAGCCAAGCTTTTTGCAATTGGCTGGGCGGGAATGATGCTAGGTGTGCTTATATCTGGCTTGATGTATTTGGGCTATGTAGAATTTGAGTTGCAAGCCAAGACCCCTTTTATGCTCGGGCTCAGTTTCGAAATTATATTTATGGCTGCGCTACTTGCTATTCGTTATAACGATGAGCGCCTCGCTAAAATGCAAATCCAAAAAGAAGCCTTACTGCAAGCTGAAAATATAAAGCAGACCCGAGAAGAAGCACTCCGTATAGAGGCTAGAAGTAGTGAGCAGCTTGGGCAGATGGTACAAGAGCGGACATTAGAGTTAGAGATTGCACTAAGAGAACTCAATGAGGCCAATCAAAAGTTAACAGAACAAACCACTATTGACAGTTTAACTGGAGTTAAAAATAGAAATTCGTTCGACAAACGAATTGTCGCAGAGGGACGCATTAGCCGCCGCCAGCAAACACCAATGGCAATACTCATGCTAGATATCGACCACTTCAAATCGATAAATGACACCTATGGCCACCTTGCAGGCGACCAAGCTTTACGAGTCATTGCTGTAGAATTAAAGCAAAAATTAAAACGACCAACCGATCTGGTATCACGTTTTGGCGGTGAAGAGTTTGCTATTATATTACCGAACACGAATCAAGAAGGCGCCTTGCAAGTTGCTGAGTCAATAAGGAAAGCTATTTTTGAGTTACCGATTAGTTGGGGCGGTGTTACCATCCCACTAACGGTTAGTATTGGAGTGAGCGTCGAAATCGTCTCATCTGAACAACATACAACCTTGCTATTGGAACGGGCTGATAAAGCACTTTATCGTGCAAAGAATGAAGGTCGTAATAGGGTCATGCTATACACACCTGAACAGAGTTAA
- a CDS encoding TatD family hydrolase, with the protein MPQFMDIAVNLVGSALEKKIQCVVDDANEVGVTSMIVIGSHTEESAQAIELCSMHPKQLYSTAGVHPHHASEWTSQSSHQIKQLSLAQCVVAIGECGLDYNRDFSPRPKQRQAFAEQLELAIELQLPVLMHERDAHEDFLAIVKEYRPQLPAALLHCFTGNRNSLAAYLEQDLHLGITGWVCDERRGQELAELVPLIPDNRILIETDSPYLQPRSMRPKPKSSKNEPKYLPYIAEYVANLRQQPFDDFVQQTYQNSRSFFGLPF; encoded by the coding sequence ATGCCGCAGTTTATGGACATAGCTGTCAATCTAGTTGGCAGCGCCTTAGAGAAAAAAATTCAATGCGTTGTTGACGATGCCAACGAAGTCGGTGTCACGTCGATGATAGTCATAGGCAGTCACACAGAGGAAAGTGCCCAAGCGATAGAGTTGTGCAGCATGCATCCCAAGCAGCTATATAGCACCGCTGGTGTCCACCCACACCACGCCAGTGAATGGACATCACAAAGCAGTCATCAAATTAAGCAACTAAGCTTAGCTCAATGTGTGGTTGCCATTGGCGAATGTGGTTTGGATTATAATCGTGACTTCTCCCCCAGACCAAAACAGAGGCAAGCTTTTGCTGAGCAGCTTGAATTGGCGATAGAGCTGCAACTTCCAGTATTGATGCATGAGCGTGATGCCCATGAAGACTTTCTGGCGATAGTGAAAGAATATCGCCCCCAGTTACCTGCAGCCTTGCTGCATTGTTTTACCGGAAACCGCAACAGTTTAGCTGCTTATTTAGAGCAAGACCTGCATTTAGGTATCACTGGTTGGGTATGCGATGAGCGTCGAGGACAAGAGCTTGCAGAGCTAGTACCACTGATCCCTGACAACCGCATTCTAATTGAAACCGATAGCCCTTATTTACAGCCAAGAAGCATGCGGCCCAAGCCTAAATCAAGTAAAAATGAGCCCAAATACTTACCTTATATCGCTGAGTATGTGGCTAACCTTCGGCAACAACCTTTTGATGATTTTGTACAGCAAACCTATCAGAATAGCCGCTCATTTTTTGGGTTACCCTTTTGA
- a CDS encoding thioredoxin family protein, which produces MHNNVKALLATTVLFFSSQSMANSGCAFEEGEQEGFMATCSEEKQEVILTGLVSNEQLNVLDWFSQEYSEYKADQATIAQLKTITVPTEITVIIGTWCPDCHRETPRFIRIMEQVNNPNITVQFIGVDRAKEDPQGLAKHYEFSRIPTIIVEQKGAEIGRIVERPEVTLEKDLANILKL; this is translated from the coding sequence ATGCACAATAACGTTAAAGCATTACTTGCCACCACAGTTCTATTTTTTAGCAGCCAAAGTATGGCTAATAGTGGTTGTGCATTCGAAGAAGGCGAGCAAGAAGGCTTTATGGCCACTTGCAGTGAGGAGAAACAAGAAGTGATCTTAACCGGATTAGTTAGCAACGAACAACTGAATGTGCTTGATTGGTTCAGCCAAGAATATAGCGAATACAAAGCTGACCAAGCAACGATTGCACAGCTTAAAACTATCACTGTGCCAACCGAAATCACGGTTATTATTGGCACTTGGTGTCCTGATTGCCATCGTGAAACACCGCGATTCATCCGTATTATGGAGCAGGTTAATAACCCGAATATTACGGTTCAGTTTATTGGTGTTGATAGAGCGAAAGAAGACCCACAAGGTTTGGCTAAGCACTATGAGTTCAGCCGTATTCCAACCATTATCGTTGAGCAAAAAGGTGCTGAGATAGGTCGTATAGTCGAAAGACCTGAAGTGACCTTAGAGAAAGATTTAGCGAATATCCTAAAGCTCTAA
- the hemB gene encoding porphobilinogen synthase, whose translation MNIITSAYPQRRMRRMRKHEFSRRLMSENQLTVNDLIYPMFVLEGNNRTEQVASMPGVERLSIDLLLKEAAELVELGIPLIALFPVTPSEKKTLMAEEAYNADALAQRAVRALKEAFPDLGVMTDVALDPFTTHGQDGIIDETGYIMNDITTEILVKQALSHAEAGADIVAPSDMMDGRIGAIREALEAAGHVNTQIMAYSAKYSSNYYGPFRDAVGSAGNLKGGNKHSYQMDPANSDEALHEVALDIQEGADMVMVKPGMPYLDIVHRVKTELAVPTFAYQVSGEYAMHMAAIQNGWLAEKAIVMESLLCFKRAGADGILTYFAKRAAQWLKEDK comes from the coding sequence GTGAATATTATTACCAGTGCCTACCCACAGCGTAGAATGCGCCGTATGCGTAAACATGAGTTTAGCCGTCGCCTCATGTCTGAAAACCAGCTCACTGTAAATGACTTAATTTACCCAATGTTTGTGCTTGAAGGTAACAATCGTACCGAGCAAGTTGCATCTATGCCTGGTGTTGAACGCCTTTCTATCGATCTCCTTCTTAAAGAAGCTGCCGAGTTAGTCGAGCTTGGGATCCCATTGATTGCTCTCTTCCCTGTTACGCCTTCAGAAAAGAAAACTTTGATGGCAGAAGAGGCATATAATGCAGATGCATTAGCTCAACGTGCTGTTCGCGCACTAAAAGAAGCCTTTCCTGATCTAGGTGTGATGACCGATGTAGCCCTTGACCCATTTACCACTCATGGGCAAGACGGCATCATTGATGAAACGGGTTATATCATGAATGATATCACCACTGAGATCTTGGTTAAGCAAGCACTTAGCCATGCAGAAGCTGGCGCAGATATTGTTGCTCCGTCTGATATGATGGATGGACGTATTGGTGCTATTCGAGAAGCGTTAGAAGCAGCTGGCCATGTGAATACTCAAATAATGGCTTACTCAGCCAAATATTCGTCAAACTACTACGGTCCTTTCCGTGATGCTGTCGGCTCTGCGGGGAACCTTAAAGGTGGCAATAAACATAGCTACCAAATGGACCCTGCAAACAGCGATGAAGCATTGCACGAAGTGGCACTCGATATTCAAGAAGGCGCCGACATGGTAATGGTTAAACCAGGTATGCCATATCTCGATATTGTCCACCGCGTTAAAACTGAGCTTGCAGTCCCCACTTTTGCTTACCAAGTAAGTGGCGAGTACGCAATGCACATGGCCGCAATTCAAAATGGTTGGTTAGCGGAAAAAGCCATTGTGATGGAATCGTTACTTTGCTTTAAACGCGCTGGTGCAGATGGCATCTTAACCTATTTTGCCAAGCGCGCTGCGCAGTGGTTAAAAGAAGACAAATAG
- a CDS encoding TonB-dependent receptor codes for MNGNSALKRLTARKTLAALAVTSVLMMTAPAVIAADGFGVIKGHITTDVGGDASNATVTIKHESKGIVKETTTGANGNFSLKGLPIGKYTVTIMKNGFYQVQEQHIEITVGNALTFDVALDAENADVERIAVNGARISRVDTSSTTTSQVISIKELNQLPVELDSTAIALLTPGSVAGDDGFGGVAIGGSSVAENGYYLNGLNITDLRKGMGDIDLPWEAMAQTEVQTGGVSAEYGRFIGGVVNLVSKSGDNEWKFGAKAEYAPDSLAEPDLRVKNDGSIEEVEDGYWEETEYNMWASGAIVEDKLFFYALWNPNVEESTSAGETTVRDKEWDTNRWFTKLDWYITDDHSLGMMAFSNEGDYSSTQYSRDEDGNRGDAIGLTESTYGGIGWNAQYTGYLTDDITLSAMYGEITQSTKDNSGTLDQSTYEDYRSGSYERLGDWVGYGSSETEDKRITYRIDLDWVIGDHTLRGGYDYERLEIADIYTPHGDGWYEYYAAGADNSYGLAEGTEYADLRIWGKQSATENVHTAFYISDTWAVTDTVTINAGVRYSEFSNTTGSGDKYVDLDGQYAPRLGATWDVLGNGESKIYASYGRYFQPVSPNTNLRMASSAYDSHIVSHLNGVNADGSPILGNEIDRRIVADGSVPDADQLFNNKAGSMYSDEFALGYQQQINDDWAVGIRGVYRDLKQSIEDVSFNYGMNQWIKENYDANTWHAGNGETSAEDYFVGGWFPTLTNPGIGTEIYYDVDGDGVKETVNVNSDQMGFPEATRTYKAVELNFSGNVTEDFVLNGSYTWSKSEGNTEGLVRSDNEQADPGWTTSFDYPELMDNGEGYLPNDRRHNFKLYGVYNITEDFSVGFNSYLQSGRPINAFGVHPEDQGYCVTAVEIVGRCYGRDWYGASSFYADGEAAPRGSMGRTDWIYNIDLNLSYTLDMADAGLLNFKLNVFNLFNFDGAKGVDEQYEFDSGAKNERYGYTDSFQQPRYVRASVRYDF; via the coding sequence ATGAACGGAAATAGTGCTTTAAAGCGTTTGACTGCGAGGAAAACACTGGCAGCTTTAGCAGTTACTTCGGTGTTAATGATGACTGCTCCTGCGGTAATTGCTGCGGACGGTTTTGGTGTCATAAAGGGACACATAACAACAGATGTTGGTGGTGATGCTAGCAATGCTACAGTGACTATCAAACATGAATCTAAAGGGATTGTAAAAGAGACGACTACTGGAGCTAACGGTAACTTCTCATTAAAAGGCCTCCCGATTGGTAAGTACACAGTGACCATTATGAAGAATGGTTTCTATCAAGTACAAGAACAACACATTGAAATCACAGTAGGTAATGCACTGACATTCGACGTCGCACTTGATGCTGAAAATGCTGACGTAGAGCGAATCGCAGTAAATGGTGCGCGAATTAGCAGAGTTGACACAAGTAGCACAACCACCTCCCAAGTTATCTCGATTAAAGAACTTAATCAGCTACCCGTTGAACTGGACTCGACGGCAATTGCATTGTTGACCCCTGGCTCTGTTGCTGGAGATGATGGCTTTGGCGGAGTTGCTATTGGCGGTTCATCTGTTGCTGAAAATGGCTACTACTTAAATGGGTTGAACATCACCGACTTAAGAAAAGGAATGGGTGATATCGACCTTCCATGGGAAGCGATGGCGCAAACCGAGGTGCAAACCGGTGGTGTATCAGCTGAATACGGTCGCTTTATCGGTGGTGTTGTTAACTTAGTTTCTAAATCCGGTGATAATGAGTGGAAGTTCGGTGCAAAAGCCGAATATGCCCCTGATTCATTGGCTGAGCCAGATCTTCGTGTAAAAAATGATGGCAGCATCGAAGAAGTTGAAGATGGCTACTGGGAAGAAACTGAGTATAACATGTGGGCTTCAGGTGCGATTGTTGAAGACAAACTGTTTTTCTATGCTTTATGGAATCCAAATGTTGAAGAGTCTACCAGCGCAGGTGAAACAACAGTAAGAGATAAAGAGTGGGATACAAATCGTTGGTTTACTAAATTGGATTGGTATATTACCGATGATCATTCCTTAGGGATGATGGCATTTAGTAATGAAGGCGATTACTCAAGCACACAATATAGCCGTGATGAAGACGGCAATAGAGGTGATGCAATTGGTCTAACTGAGTCTACCTATGGCGGTATCGGTTGGAATGCGCAATATACAGGTTATCTAACTGATGATATTACATTATCAGCGATGTATGGCGAGATCACTCAGTCGACAAAAGACAACTCTGGTACATTAGATCAATCTACTTATGAAGATTATCGTTCTGGTAGCTATGAACGTTTAGGTGATTGGGTTGGTTACGGTTCATCGGAAACTGAAGATAAGCGTATAACTTACCGTATTGATCTTGATTGGGTTATTGGTGACCATACCTTACGTGGTGGTTATGATTATGAACGATTAGAGATTGCTGATATCTATACTCCTCATGGCGATGGTTGGTATGAGTACTATGCTGCAGGTGCAGATAACTCCTACGGTCTAGCTGAAGGTACTGAGTATGCAGATCTACGTATTTGGGGCAAGCAAAGTGCTACAGAGAATGTTCATACTGCGTTTTATATCTCTGATACCTGGGCCGTCACGGATACTGTGACGATCAATGCGGGTGTTCGCTACAGTGAATTTAGTAATACCACAGGCTCTGGTGATAAATACGTTGACCTTGACGGTCAATATGCACCAAGACTCGGCGCAACTTGGGATGTGCTAGGTAACGGTGAAAGCAAGATTTATGCATCATATGGCCGTTACTTCCAACCTGTTTCGCCAAATACAAATTTAAGAATGGCTTCGTCTGCATATGACTCTCATATTGTAAGCCACCTTAATGGCGTCAATGCTGATGGTTCACCGATCTTAGGTAATGAAATTGATCGTCGTATTGTTGCTGATGGCTCAGTACCTGATGCTGACCAATTGTTCAATAATAAAGCGGGCTCAATGTATTCTGATGAGTTTGCATTAGGTTATCAGCAGCAAATTAATGACGACTGGGCTGTTGGTATCCGTGGTGTTTACCGAGACCTAAAGCAATCTATTGAAGATGTATCGTTTAACTACGGTATGAACCAATGGATTAAAGAGAACTATGACGCAAACACTTGGCATGCTGGAAACGGTGAGACAAGCGCTGAAGATTACTTTGTTGGTGGCTGGTTCCCTACTTTAACAAACCCAGGTATTGGCACTGAGATCTATTATGATGTCGATGGTGATGGCGTTAAAGAAACGGTAAACGTAAACTCTGACCAAATGGGTTTCCCAGAGGCAACTCGTACCTATAAAGCGGTTGAGCTTAACTTCTCAGGTAATGTAACCGAAGATTTCGTGCTAAACGGCTCTTACACTTGGTCTAAAAGTGAAGGTAATACAGAAGGTTTAGTTCGTTCTGATAATGAGCAGGCCGATCCAGGTTGGACTACCTCTTTTGATTACCCTGAGTTAATGGATAATGGTGAAGGTTACCTGCCAAATGATAGACGCCATAACTTTAAGTTATACGGTGTTTATAATATTACAGAAGACTTCAGCGTCGGTTTCAACTCTTACTTACAATCAGGTCGCCCAATCAATGCGTTCGGTGTGCATCCTGAAGATCAAGGCTATTGTGTCACAGCTGTTGAAATCGTAGGACGTTGCTACGGCCGAGACTGGTATGGTGCTTCATCATTTTATGCTGATGGAGAAGCTGCACCACGCGGTAGCATGGGTCGTACAGACTGGATTTACAATATCGATTTAAACCTTTCATACACACTTGATATGGCTGATGCAGGATTGCTTAACTTTAAACTTAATGTGTTCAACCTCTTCAACTTTGACGGTGCAAAGGGTGTTGATGAGCAGTATGAGTTTGATAGTGGTGCGAAGAACGAGCGTTATGGATATACGGATAGCTTCCAGCAGCCTCGTTATGTGAGAGCGTCAGTACGTTACGATTTTTAA